The Symphalangus syndactylus isolate Jambi chromosome 23, NHGRI_mSymSyn1-v2.1_pri, whole genome shotgun sequence genome has a window encoding:
- the MRPS18B gene encoding small ribosomal subunit protein mS40 gives MAASVLNTLLRRLPMLSLFRGTHRVQVPLQTLCTKAPSEEDSLSPVPISPYKDEPWKYLESEEYQERYGSRPVWADYRRNHKGGVPPQRTRKTCIRRNKVAGNPCPICRDHKLHVDFRNVKLLEQFVCAHTGIIFHAPYTGVCVKQHKRLTQAIQKARDHGLLIYHIPQVEPRDLDFSTSHGAVSATPPAPTLISGDPWYPWYNWKQPPERELSRLRRLYQGHLREESGPPPESMPKMPPTTPAEASSTGQTDPQSAL, from the exons ATGGCGGCGTCCGTGTTAAACACCCTGCTGAGACGGCTTCCTATGCTTTCTCTCTTCCGAGGTACTCACAGAGTTCAG GTTCCCCTCCAGACTCTTTGCACCAAAGCTCCCTCTGAGGAAGATTCTTTGTCCCCAGTTCCCATTTCTCCTTATAAAGATGAGCCCTGGAAATATCTGGAATCAGAAG AATACCAGGAGCGATATGGTTCTCGCCCCGTCTGGGCTGACTACCGCCGCAACCACAAGGGTGGTGTACCCCCACAGCGGACCCGGAAAACATGTATT CGTCGGAATAAAGTTGCTGGGAATCCCTGTCCCATCTGCCGAGATCACAAGTTGCATGTTGACTTTAGG AACGTGAAGCTCTTGGAACAATTTGTCTGCGCCCACACGGGTATCATCTTCCATGCTCCATACACAG GAGTCTGTGTGAAGCAGCACAAGAGGTTGACCCAGGCCATCCAGAAAGCCAGGGATCATG GTCTCCTCATTTACCACATCCCCCAGGTTGAACCACGGGACCTTGACTTCAGTACCTCTCATGGGGCTGTGAGTGCTACTCCGCCAGCCCCCACCCTGATCTCAGGCGACCCCTGGTACCCATGGTACAACTGGAAACAGCCACCGGAGAGAGAACTGTCTCGCCTTCGCCGGCTTTACCAGGGTCATCTCCGAGAAGAGAGTGGCCCCCCCCCTGAGTCAATGCCCAAGATGCCCCCTACAACACCAGCGGAAGCCTCCTCCACTGGGCAGACAGACCCCCAGAGTGCTCTGTAG
- the PPP1R10 gene encoding serine/threonine-protein phosphatase 1 regulatory subunit 10 codes for MGSGPIDPKELLKGLDSFLNRDGEVKSVDGISKIFSLMKEARKMVSRCTYLNILLQTRSPEILIKFIDIGGYKLLNNWLTYSKTTNNIPLLQQILLTLQHLPLTVDHLKQNNTAKLVKQLSKSSEDEELRKLASVLVSDWMAVIRSQSSTQPAEKDKKKRKDEGKSRTTLPERPLTEVKAETRAEEAPEKKREKPKSLRTTAPSHAKFRSTGLELETPSLVPVKKNASTVVVSDKYNLKPIPLKRQSNIAAPGDATPPAEKKYKPLNTTPNATKEIKVKIIPPQPMEGLGFLDALNSAPVPGIKIKKKKKVLSPTAAKPSPFEGKTSTEPSTAKPSSPEPAPPSEAMDTDRPGTPVPPVEVPELMDTASLEPGALDAKPVESPGDPNQLTRKGRKRKSVTWPEEGKLREYFYFELDETERVNVNKIKDFGEAAKREILSDRHAFETARRLSHDNMEEKVPWVCPRPLVLPSPLVTPGSNSQERYIQAEREKGILQELFLNKESPHEPDPEPYEPIPPKLIPLDEECSMDETPYVETLEPGGSGGSPDGAGGSKLPPVLANLMGSMGAGKGPQGPGGGGINVQEILTSIMGSPNSHPSEELLKQPDYSDKIKQMLVPHGLLGPGPIANGFPPGGPGGPKGMQHFPPGPGGPMPGPHGGPGGPVGPRLLGPPPPPRGGDPFWDGPGDPMRGGPMRGGPGPGPGPYHRGRGGRGGNEPPPPPPPFRGARGGRSGGGPPNGRGGPGGGMVGGGGHRPHEGPGGGMGNSSGHRPHEGPGGGMGGGGGHRPHEGPGGGISGGSGHRPHEGPGGGMGAGGGHRPHEGPGGSMGGSGGHRPHEGPGHGGPHGHRPHDVPGHRGHDHRGPPPHEHRGHDGPGHGGGGHRGHDGGHSHGGDMSNRPVCRHFMMKGNCRYENNCAFYHPGVNGPPLP; via the exons ATGGGTTCGGGTCCCATAGACCCCAAAGAACTTCTCAAGGGACTGGACAGCTTCCTTAACCGAGATGGGGAAGTCAAAAGTGTGGATGGGATTTCCAAAATCTTCAG TTTGATGAAGGAAGCACGAAAGATGGTGAGTCGATGCACTTACTTGAACATTCTCCTGCAGACCCGTTCACCAGAAATACTGATCAA GTTTATTGACATTGGCGGCTACAAACTTCTTAACAATTGGCTGACGTATTCAAAGACAACCAACAACATTCCCCTCCTCCAGCAAATTCTACTGACCCTGCAGCACCTACCACTCACTGTAGACCATCTCAAGCAG AACAACACAGCTAAACTGGTGAAGCAGCTGAGCAAGTCAAGTGAGGATGAAG AGCTCCGGAAATTGGCCTCAGTCCTTGTCAGTGATTGGATGGCTGTCATCCGCTCTCAGAGCAGTACCCAGCCCGCTG AGAAAGATAAGAAGAAACGTAAAGATGAGGGAAAAAGTCGAACTACCCTTCCTGAGCGACCTTTGACAGAGGTGAAGGCTGAGACCCGGGCTGAGGAGGCCCcagagaagaagagggagaagccCAAGTCTCTTCGCACCACAGCACCCAGTCATGCCAAGTTCCGTTCCACTG GACTAGAGCTGGAGACACCATCCTTGGTGCCTGTGAAGAAGAATGCCAGCACAGTGGTGGTTTCTGACAAGTACAACCTTAAACCCATCCCCCTCAAACGTCAGAG CAACATAGCTGCTCCAGGAGATGCTACTCCCCCTGCAGAAAAGAAATACAAGCCACTTAACACAACACCTAATGCCACCAAAGAGATCAAAGTGAAGATCATCCCGCCACAAC ctaTGGAGGGCCTGGGCTTTCTGGATGCTCTCAATTCAGCCCCTGTTCCAGGCATCAaaattaagaagaagaaaaaagtactgTCACCTACAGCTGCCAAG ccaagcccCTTTGAAGGGAAAACGAGCACAGAACCAAGCACAGCCAAACCTTCTTCCCCAGAACCAGCACCACCTTCTGAGGCAATGGACACAGACCGTCCAGGCACCCCGGTTCCCCCTGTTGAAGTCCCGGAGCTCATGGATACAG CCTCTTTGGAGCCAGGAGCTCTGGATGCCAAGCCAGTGGAGAGTCCTGGAGATCCTAACCAACTGACCCGCAAAGGCAGGAAGAGGAAAAGTGTGACATGGCCTGAGGAAGGCAAACTGAGAGaatatttctattttgaattGGATGAAACTGAACGAG TAAATGTGAATAAGATCAAGGACTTTGGCGAGGCAGCTAAGCGAGAGATACTGTCAGACCGACATGCGTTTGAGACAGCGCGGCGTCTGAGCCATGATAACATGGAGGAGAAGGTGCCCTGGGTGTGCCCCCGGCCCCTGGTTCTGCCCTCACCTCTTGTCACCCCTGGAAGCAATAGTCAGGAGCGATATATCCAGGCTGAGCGGGAGAAGGGaatccttcaggagctcttcctGAACAAGGAGAG TCCTCATGAGCCTGATCCTGAGCCCTACGAGCCCATACCCCCTAAACTCATCCCCCTAGATGAG GAGTGTTCCATGGATGAGACTCCATATGTTGAGACCCTGGAACCTGGGGGGTCAGGTGGCTCACCTGACGGGGCAGGAGGCTCCAAGTTGCCTCCAGTTCTGGCCAATCTTATGGGAAGCATGGGTGCTGGAAAGGGCCCCCAAggccctggaggaggaggcattAATGTCCAGGAGATCCTCACCTCCATCATG GGTAGCCCAAACAGTCATCCTTCAGAGGAACTACTGAAACAACCAGACTATTCGGACAAGATCAAGCAGATGCTGG TGCCACATGGACTTCTAGGCCCTGGCCCAATAGCCAATGGTTTCCCACCAGGGGGTCCTGGGGGCCCCAAGGGCATGCAGCACTTTCCCCCTGGACCTGGGGGACCTATGCCAG GTCCCCATGGAGGCCCTGGTGGGCCAGTGGGTCCACGTCTTCTGGGTCCTCCACCCCCTCCCCGGGGGGGTGATCCCTTCTGGGATGGCCCGGGCGACCCTATGCGGGGTGGCCCAATGCGGGGGGGTCCAGGACCAGGTCCCGGACCATACCATAGAGGCCGAGGTGGCCGAGGAGGAAAcgaacctcctcctcctcctcctccattccGAGGCGCCCGAGGAGGTCGCTCTGGAGGAGGACCCCCAAATGGACGAGGGGGCCCTGGTGGGGGCATGGTTGGAGGTGGTGGGCATCGTCCCCATGAAGGCCCTGGTGGGGGCATGGGCAACAGCAGTGGACATCGTCCTCACGAAGGCCCTGGCGGTGGcatgggtgggggtggaggacaTCGTCCCCACGAAGGCCCTGGCGGTGGCATCAGTGGTGGCAGTGGCCATCGTCCCCATGAAGGCCCTGGTGGAGGAATGGGTGCTGGTGGTGGACATCGCCCCCACGAAGGCCCTGGTGGAAGCATGGGTGGAAGTGGTGGACATCGTCCCCATGAAGGCCCTGGACACGGGGGGCCCCATGGCCACCGGCCTCATGATGTCCCTGGTCACCGAGGCCATGACCATCGAGGGCCACCTCCTCATGAGCACCGTGGCCATGATGGTCCTGGCCACGGGGGAGGGGGTCACCGAGGGCACGATGGAGGCCACAGCCATGGAGGAG ACATGTCAAACCGCCCTGTCTGCCGACATTTCATGATGAAGGGCAATTGCCGCTATGAGAACAACTGTGCCTTCTACCACCCGGGTGTCAATGGGCCCCCCCTGCCCTAG